From the genome of Streptomyces sp. NBC_01260, one region includes:
- a CDS encoding ABC transporter permease subunit codes for MASVPAVLTSEWTKIRTVSSTTWTLISAFLVTVAMGAALSALMNSQFNDLSDAERATFDPTYISFSGMILGQLAMVVFGVLVVGTEYSSGMIRTSLAAVPQRATFLFSKMLVAGVLALVVGLATSFVSFFLGQALLGDHGTDISADNVLRAVFGGGIYMGLIAIFSMAVATMLRSSMLSLGILMPFFFLVSRILSAVPGAKSVAQYFPDQAGSKIMQVVPDAMNSNPAPYGPWAGLLIMVAWVAAAVIGGFLVLKRRDA; via the coding sequence ATGGCTTCGGTACCCGCGGTCCTGACCTCCGAATGGACCAAGATCCGTACGGTCTCCTCGACCACCTGGACGCTGATCTCCGCGTTCCTGGTCACCGTCGCGATGGGCGCCGCGCTGAGCGCCCTGATGAACTCCCAGTTCAACGACCTCTCCGACGCGGAGCGGGCCACCTTCGACCCCACCTACATCAGCTTCTCCGGGATGATCCTCGGCCAGCTGGCGATGGTGGTCTTCGGTGTCCTGGTGGTCGGCACGGAGTACAGCTCCGGCATGATCCGCACCTCGCTGGCGGCCGTGCCGCAGCGTGCCACGTTCCTCTTCAGCAAGATGCTGGTGGCCGGCGTGCTGGCCCTGGTGGTCGGCCTGGCGACCAGCTTCGTCTCCTTCTTCCTCGGCCAGGCCCTGCTCGGCGATCACGGCACCGACATCAGTGCGGACAACGTGCTGCGGGCGGTCTTCGGCGGCGGCATCTACATGGGGCTGATCGCGATCTTCTCCATGGCGGTGGCGACGATGCTGCGCAGCTCCATGCTGTCGCTCGGCATTCTGATGCCGTTCTTCTTCCTGGTCTCCCGGATCCTGTCGGCCGTACCGGGCGCCAAGAGCGTCGCCCAGTACTTCCCCGACCAGGCCGGGTCCAAGATCATGCAGGTGGTGCCCGACGCGATGAACAGCAATCCGGCTCCCTACGGGCCGTGGGCCGGACTGCTGATCATGGTCGCCTGGGTGGCGGCCGCGGTGATCGGCGGCTTCCTCGTACTCAAGAGGCGGGACGCCTGA
- the nucS gene encoding endonuclease NucS: MRLVIARCSVDYAGRLTAHLPSAPRLILVKADGSVSIHADDRAYKPLNWMSPPCTLKEGADDTEGVWTVVNKAGEKLIITMEEILHDSSHELGVDPGLIKDGVEAHLQELLADRIETLGEGYTLIRREYFTAIGPVDILCRDADGGTVAVELKRRGDIDGVEQLTRYLELLNRDPHLAPVKGIFAAQEIKPQARVLATDRGIGCVVLDYNAMRGIEDDKLRLF, translated from the coding sequence ATGCGTCTCGTCATCGCCCGCTGCTCCGTGGACTACGCGGGCCGGCTCACGGCCCACCTGCCCTCCGCTCCCCGTCTGATCCTGGTGAAGGCGGACGGGAGCGTGTCGATTCACGCCGACGACAGGGCGTACAAACCGCTCAACTGGATGTCACCGCCCTGCACCCTGAAGGAGGGCGCCGACGACACCGAGGGCGTCTGGACCGTGGTGAACAAGGCGGGCGAAAAACTGATCATCACTATGGAGGAAATCCTCCACGACTCGTCCCATGAACTGGGTGTCGATCCAGGCCTGATCAAGGACGGCGTGGAGGCGCACCTCCAGGAACTGCTCGCTGACCGGATCGAGACCCTCGGCGAGGGCTACACCCTGATCCGCCGCGAGTACTTCACCGCCATCGGCCCGGTCGACATCCTGTGCCGCGACGCCGACGGCGGGACCGTGGCCGTGGAGCTCAAGCGGCGTGGCGACATCGACGGCGTGGAGCAGCTGACCCGCTACCTGGAACTGCTCAACCGCGATCCGCATCTCGCCCCGGTGAAGGGCATCTTCGCCGCCCAGGAGATCAAGCCCCAGGCCCGCGTGCTGGCAACGGACCGCGGCATCGGCTGTGTGGTCCTCGACTACAACGCGATGCGCGGCATCGAGGACGACAAGCTCAGGCTGTTCTGA
- a CDS encoding ATP-binding cassette domain-containing protein, which yields MIELDGLTKRFGSKLAVDQLSCRIKPGMVTGFLGPNGAGKSTTMRMMLDLDNPTSGSVRIDGKHYRELEEPLKYIGALLDAKSMHGGRSAYNNLLCLAQSNRIPQSRVAEVLDTVGLTAVARKKSKGFSLGMGQRLGIASALLGDPEILMFDEPVNGLDPEGIHWIRNLMKALASEGRTIFVSSHLMSEMALTADHLIVIGQGRLLADTSMADFIHQNSRSYVRLRSPQQERLRDVLHAEGIIAVESGNGTLEVDSATTEDLGELAARHTIVLHELSSQRASLEEAFMQMTADSVEYHARSERGAAPPPAGPHWGDQWGQPPGAAPGPPDSTPGAPGGSGTGKGA from the coding sequence ATGATCGAGCTTGACGGTCTCACCAAGCGTTTCGGCAGCAAGCTTGCCGTCGACCAGTTGTCGTGCCGGATCAAGCCGGGGATGGTGACGGGTTTTCTGGGGCCCAACGGGGCGGGCAAGTCCACCACGATGCGGATGATGCTCGATCTGGACAACCCCACCAGCGGATCGGTGCGCATCGACGGCAAGCACTACCGCGAGCTGGAAGAACCGCTGAAGTACATCGGTGCGCTGCTCGACGCCAAGTCGATGCACGGCGGTCGCAGCGCGTACAACAACCTGCTCTGTCTCGCGCAGAGCAACCGGATCCCGCAGAGCCGGGTGGCGGAGGTCCTGGACACCGTCGGTCTGACCGCGGTGGCGAGGAAGAAGTCCAAGGGCTTCTCGCTCGGCATGGGGCAGCGGCTGGGAATCGCCTCGGCACTGCTCGGCGATCCCGAGATCCTGATGTTCGACGAACCCGTCAACGGTCTGGACCCCGAGGGAATTCACTGGATCCGGAATCTGATGAAGGCGCTGGCCTCGGAAGGCCGGACGATCTTCGTCTCCTCGCACCTGATGAGCGAAATGGCGCTGACCGCGGATCACTTGATCGTGATCGGCCAGGGAAGGCTGCTGGCCGACACCTCGATGGCCGACTTCATCCACCAGAACTCCCGCAGCTACGTACGGCTGCGCTCGCCGCAGCAGGAGCGGCTGCGCGACGTACTGCACGCGGAGGGCATCATCGCGGTCGAGTCGGGCAACGGCACGCTGGAGGTCGACAGCGCCACCACCGAGGACCTGGGCGAGCTCGCGGCCCGGCACACCATCGTGCTGCATGAGCTGAGTTCCCAGCGGGCCTCGCTGGAGGAGGCCTTCATGCAGATGACGGCGGACTCCGTGGAGTACCACGCGCGCTCGGAACGAGGAGCCGCGCCGCCGCCGGCGGGACCGCACTGGGGCGACCAGTGGGGGCAGCCGCCCGGCGCCGCCCCCGGTCCGCCCGACAGCACTCCCGGGGCCCCCGGCGGGTCCGGCACCGGCAAGGGGGCATGA
- a CDS encoding ATP-binding protein: MDPTHRGPEEYGHDRNGSAQDAGRRRPSRDPLTPDFGQQTPQQARIVPLISGDLLLTVNPVDGSEVEPCRPGEQPAEPVRRTPAERADRERAAAPPVPPGPPVLQLPLLEREGERERLLRLLARGRSVRLTGPAGSGRTALLDAVAADCAQLAPDGVVRLNGHKRTVTDLLYGLFDAVHDAPLHRPDRALLLAKLRTTGAVVVLDDLEFGGAALDELLDATPECAFLLAAAPDVAAPDAESHLEEVFLAGLDRAASVVLMERVVERPLTEEEANWAGDLWFESEGLPLRFVQAGALLRQRDLLCADPTAYDEYGYLDSRPAEAPLPAEALDLPLPSLGEGAAPAALLASRLSGAARDTLRFAVALGGEVPHQAHLPALVGDTHADAALGELAGCGLLSPAGSRYRLAAGVVAQLEAAGYGDDATGRARTAAQHYAWWTGHPSVTPARAVAEADAIVAAMAQLVPGDGAGQTSVAVLLARSASPAFAAGLQWSAWEKSLRIGQEAARIAGEVAEEAYFHHELGVLALCSGNPDRARAELETSISMRGALADKPGAVAGRRALALVEDLSGAVAAGGVPLNEEIPANRFETSSPSGPTVGIPVTMPSSYADETAVLPRQTAPKGAGSGPSGRFAVLGGARRNLVAASAGVLLAGVLGTVVTLGLTSNSDPQDDPAVSTEQPAGEGDDSENELPADEPTDDTVPSAPALSSTSPTPGPTGSEAAPTGSGSSSPGTSAPQDSPSPSGKPSSDGPSPSDETSKSPRPTKSTPPPTSESPSSPPASQTPSPTDTATDEPSLPGSSDSASGPSGAMSASADDSGTPSESASVL, translated from the coding sequence ATGGACCCGACACACCGGGGGCCGGAAGAGTACGGCCACGACAGGAACGGCTCCGCGCAGGACGCCGGCCGACGGCGCCCCTCCCGCGATCCGCTGACTCCTGATTTCGGTCAGCAAACACCGCAACAGGCACGTATCGTCCCGCTCATATCGGGCGACCTCCTGCTCACGGTCAACCCGGTCGACGGCAGCGAGGTCGAACCGTGCCGGCCGGGCGAGCAGCCCGCCGAACCGGTCCGGCGCACCCCCGCGGAGCGCGCCGACCGCGAACGGGCCGCCGCACCCCCCGTGCCGCCCGGCCCGCCCGTCCTCCAGCTGCCCCTCCTGGAGCGCGAGGGCGAACGCGAGCGGCTGCTGCGCCTGCTGGCCCGCGGACGCTCGGTACGGCTCACCGGACCGGCCGGATCCGGCCGAACCGCGCTCCTCGACGCCGTCGCCGCGGACTGCGCACAACTGGCACCGGACGGAGTCGTACGGCTCAACGGCCACAAGCGGACCGTCACCGACCTGCTGTACGGGCTCTTCGACGCCGTCCACGACGCCCCGCTGCACCGCCCGGACCGGGCGCTGCTGCTGGCGAAGCTGCGCACCACCGGCGCCGTCGTCGTCCTGGACGACCTGGAGTTCGGCGGCGCCGCGCTGGACGAACTGCTCGACGCGACGCCCGAATGCGCCTTCCTGCTCGCGGCGGCGCCCGACGTCGCCGCACCGGACGCCGAGTCCCACCTCGAAGAGGTCTTCCTCGCCGGGCTGGACCGCGCCGCCTCGGTCGTCCTGATGGAGCGGGTGGTCGAACGGCCGCTCACCGAGGAGGAGGCCAACTGGGCGGGCGACCTCTGGTTCGAGTCCGAGGGCCTTCCGCTGCGCTTCGTCCAGGCGGGCGCCCTGCTGCGCCAGCGCGATCTGCTGTGCGCCGACCCCACCGCTTACGACGAGTACGGCTACCTCGACAGCCGGCCCGCCGAGGCGCCGCTGCCGGCCGAGGCCCTCGACCTGCCGTTGCCCAGCCTCGGCGAGGGCGCCGCGCCCGCCGCACTGCTCGCCTCACGGCTGAGCGGGGCCGCGCGCGACACCCTGCGCTTCGCGGTCGCGCTGGGCGGCGAGGTGCCGCACCAGGCGCATCTGCCGGCGCTCGTGGGGGACACCCACGCCGATGCCGCGCTCGGCGAACTGGCGGGCTGCGGGCTGCTCTCCCCGGCCGGGTCCCGCTACCGGCTGGCCGCCGGTGTGGTCGCCCAGCTGGAGGCCGCCGGATACGGGGACGACGCCACGGGCCGGGCCCGTACGGCGGCCCAGCACTACGCCTGGTGGACCGGCCACCCCTCGGTCACCCCCGCCCGGGCGGTCGCCGAGGCCGATGCGATCGTCGCGGCCATGGCTCAGCTGGTTCCGGGGGACGGTGCCGGACAGACCAGCGTCGCCGTGCTGCTGGCCCGCAGCGCCTCGCCCGCCTTCGCGGCCGGGCTGCAGTGGAGCGCCTGGGAGAAGTCCCTGCGGATCGGCCAGGAGGCGGCCCGGATCGCCGGCGAGGTCGCCGAAGAGGCTTACTTCCACCACGAGTTGGGCGTACTCGCGCTCTGTAGCGGCAATCCGGACCGGGCCAGGGCCGAGCTGGAGACCTCCATCAGCATGCGCGGAGCGCTCGCCGACAAGCCGGGTGCGGTGGCCGGGCGCCGGGCGCTCGCCCTGGTCGAGGACCTCTCCGGCGCGGTGGCGGCGGGCGGTGTGCCCCTGAACGAGGAGATACCGGCGAACCGCTTCGAGACGTCTTCGCCCAGTGGTCCGACGGTCGGCATACCGGTCACGATGCCGAGCTCGTACGCGGACGAGACCGCCGTCCTGCCCCGGCAGACCGCTCCGAAGGGTGCCGGGAGTGGACCGTCCGGCCGCTTCGCGGTCCTGGGCGGGGCGCGGCGCAACCTGGTCGCCGCGAGTGCGGGTGTGCTGCTGGCGGGCGTGCTCGGCACGGTGGTGACGCTCGGGCTGACGTCGAACAGCGATCCGCAGGATGACCCCGCCGTCTCGACCGAGCAGCCGGCGGGCGAGGGCGACGACAGCGAGAACGAGCTCCCGGCCGACGAGCCCACGGACGATACGGTTCCGTCCGCTCCGGCGCTGAGCTCGACATCGCCGACGCCCGGGCCGACCGGGAGCGAGGCCGCGCCGACCGGGAGCGGGAGCTCGTCCCCGGGGACGAGCGCCCCGCAGGACAGCCCGTCCCCCTCAGGGAAGCCGTCGAGCGACGGGCCGAGCCCGTCGGACGAGACATCCAAGTCGCCCAGGCCGACGAAGTCGACTCCGCCGCCGACGAGTGAGTCGCCGAGCTCTCCGCCGGCGAGCCAGACTCCGTCGCCCACGGACACCGCGACGGACGAGCCGAGTCTGCCCGGTTCGTCGGACTCGGCGAGTGGGCCGTCGGGGGCGATGAGTGCGAGTGCGGACGATTCGGGGACGCCGTCGGAGAGCGCGTCGGTGCTCTGA
- a CDS encoding TetR/AcrR family transcriptional regulator: protein MAEGLRERKKRQTRQHLSDVATGLFLERGFDAVTIAEVARAADVSVNTVYNYFPTKEDLFLDRSRGIVDRLSRYVRGRDKGESAADAVLRELRIQVEGVSPAVGLMEGYERFMRVIEGADGLKARLWHVQQEALQHLEATLLEESGAEPGDSAPVLVAGQLSWVHGTLMGYIGREMVAGRRAAEVSRDALVLLDDIEDLLGEKVLNYARRAAE from the coding sequence ATGGCTGAGGGACTCAGGGAGCGCAAGAAGCGCCAGACCAGGCAGCACCTCTCGGACGTGGCCACCGGGCTCTTCCTGGAGCGGGGCTTCGACGCGGTCACGATCGCGGAGGTCGCCCGCGCCGCCGACGTCTCGGTGAACACGGTCTACAACTACTTCCCGACCAAGGAGGACCTCTTCCTGGACCGCAGCCGCGGCATCGTCGACCGCCTCTCGCGGTACGTCCGGGGCCGGGACAAGGGGGAGTCCGCCGCCGACGCCGTCCTTCGTGAACTGCGCATCCAGGTGGAGGGCGTGTCGCCCGCCGTCGGCCTGATGGAGGGGTACGAACGCTTCATGCGGGTCATCGAGGGCGCCGACGGCCTCAAGGCCCGCCTCTGGCACGTGCAGCAGGAGGCCCTCCAGCATCTGGAGGCGACGCTCCTGGAGGAGTCCGGCGCGGAGCCCGGGGACTCGGCCCCGGTCCTGGTGGCCGGTCAGCTCTCCTGGGTGCACGGCACGCTCATGGGGTACATCGGACGCGAGATGGTCGCGGGCCGCAGGGCCGCCGAGGTGTCCCGGGACGCCCTCGTCCTGCTCGACGACATCGAGGACCTGCTGGGCGAAAAGGTGCTCAACTACGCCCGGCGCGCCGCCGAATGA
- a CDS encoding LLM class flavin-dependent oxidoreductase, which translates to MRVGTFVLAAQFPGQGPGEALYRAIRSAEVAEESGLDSVWLAEHHFVPYGVCPSAVTLAALLLGRTRRIRVGTAVSVLPTQHPVALGEQAALLHLTSGGRFILGVGRGGPWIDLEVFGGGLEAYEKGFPESLGLLLDWLREPRVAGRGERYGFPEVAVVPRADELFDGEGGENPGGPEVVVACTSPKSVRLAAGNGLPILLGMHCGDEEKAEMVGLWRTAALAAGRSPESVRQAGHVSAGVAQIADRTEDATETLVKAMPGWLRQGLDAHVTVDGRHRVMRDPVGYTEMLCGIHPVGPPRLAADRLAATAERTGITRFALLVEGSGDLVATEENVARLGTEVLPLLK; encoded by the coding sequence ATGCGCGTCGGAACGTTTGTACTGGCAGCCCAGTTTCCGGGGCAGGGGCCGGGCGAAGCGCTGTATCGCGCGATCCGGTCCGCCGAGGTCGCGGAGGAATCCGGACTCGACTCGGTCTGGCTGGCAGAACATCATTTCGTGCCGTACGGGGTCTGCCCGTCCGCCGTGACACTGGCCGCGCTGTTGCTCGGCCGCACCCGCAGAATCCGGGTGGGCACGGCGGTGAGTGTGCTGCCGACGCAGCATCCGGTCGCGCTCGGCGAGCAGGCCGCGCTGCTCCACCTCACCAGCGGCGGCCGATTCATCCTCGGCGTCGGCCGGGGCGGCCCCTGGATCGACCTGGAGGTGTTCGGCGGCGGCCTGGAGGCGTACGAGAAGGGCTTCCCGGAGTCCCTGGGGCTGTTGCTCGACTGGCTGCGCGAACCGCGTGTGGCGGGTCGCGGGGAGCGTTACGGCTTCCCCGAGGTCGCGGTGGTGCCCCGCGCCGACGAGCTGTTCGACGGGGAGGGCGGCGAGAACCCCGGCGGTCCCGAGGTGGTCGTCGCGTGCACCTCGCCCAAGAGCGTGCGGCTCGCGGCCGGGAACGGCCTGCCGATACTGCTCGGCATGCACTGCGGGGACGAGGAGAAGGCCGAGATGGTCGGCCTCTGGCGGACCGCCGCGCTGGCCGCGGGCCGGTCGCCGGAGAGCGTGCGGCAGGCCGGGCACGTGTCGGCGGGGGTGGCCCAGATCGCGGACCGCACCGAGGACGCCACCGAGACGCTGGTGAAGGCGATGCCCGGCTGGCTGCGGCAGGGGCTGGACGCCCATGTGACGGTCGACGGCCGGCACCGGGTGATGCGCGACCCGGTCGGCTATACGGAGATGCTGTGCGGGATTCACCCGGTGGGCCCGCCCCGGCTCGCGGCGGACCGGCTCGCGGCCACGGCGGAGCGCACGGGCATCACCCGCTTCGCGCTCCTGGTCGAGGGTTCGGGAGATCTCGTGGCCACGGAGGAGAACGTAGCGCGACTGGGCACCGAGGTGCTGCCGCTCCTGAAATGA
- a CDS encoding ABC transporter permease, producing MTTPSTPYQQPAYQQPPAPQQNAQGAQGGFYTSPIPVRPATLGDAIASEWTKIRSVRSTMWTLGVLVVLLLVIGLLSAIAVDMSDTDLGSTPVLSLGFFGVLLGSICVITLGVMTISSEYGTGMIRTTMTACPSPGRVLGAKAIVFFLLTFVLTTVMTSVVAVLQTSILDADTPSGADWLRSTVGVGLYIATLGLLSLAIGALVRHSAGAITVMIGVVLLPLVLAIFMFAQSLAKLQKWLLEYSIPNQLSNFYDTSVTGSGPSGWEPLWIMLGVTAVAMGGAYLSMSRRDV from the coding sequence ATGACAACGCCGTCCACGCCGTACCAGCAGCCGGCGTACCAGCAGCCCCCCGCACCGCAGCAGAACGCGCAGGGCGCGCAGGGCGGCTTCTACACCTCGCCGATCCCGGTGCGCCCGGCCACCCTCGGCGACGCGATCGCCTCCGAGTGGACGAAGATCCGTTCGGTGCGCTCCACGATGTGGACGCTCGGCGTCCTGGTCGTGCTGCTGCTCGTGATCGGCCTGCTGTCGGCGATCGCAGTCGACATGTCCGACACCGATCTGGGCTCCACCCCGGTGCTCAGCCTCGGCTTCTTCGGCGTTCTGCTCGGCTCGATCTGTGTGATCACGCTCGGCGTGATGACGATCTCCTCGGAGTACGGCACCGGGATGATCCGTACGACGATGACGGCCTGCCCCAGTCCCGGCCGGGTGCTCGGCGCGAAGGCCATCGTCTTCTTCCTGCTCACCTTCGTCCTGACGACCGTGATGACCTCGGTCGTCGCGGTGCTCCAGACGAGCATCCTGGACGCCGACACACCCAGCGGCGCGGACTGGCTGCGCAGCACGGTCGGCGTCGGCCTCTACATCGCGACGCTCGGGCTGCTCTCGCTGGCGATCGGCGCGCTGGTCCGGCACTCGGCAGGTGCGATCACCGTCATGATCGGCGTGGTCCTGCTGCCGCTCGTGCTGGCGATCTTCATGTTCGCCCAGTCGCTCGCGAAGCTCCAGAAGTGGCTCCTGGAGTACTCGATCCCCAACCAGCTCAGCAATTTCTACGACACCTCGGTCACCGGGTCGGGGCCGTCCGGCTGGGAACCGCTGTGGATCATGCTCGGGGTGACCGCCGTGGCCATGGGCGGCGCCTATCTCTCGATGAGCCGCCGCGACGTCTGA
- a CDS encoding 3-hydroxyacyl-CoA dehydrogenase family protein, with translation MARKLAVIGAGLMGSGIAQVSAQAGWDVVLRDVTDAALTRGRDGIKASYDRFVSKGKLAASDAESALARITTTTDLDAVADADVVVEAVFEKLEVKHEIFRALDKIVRDDAVLASNTSAIPITKIAAVTERPERVVGVHFFSPVPMMQLCELVRGYKTSDETLATAREFAESVGKTCIVVNRDVAGFVTTRLISALVVEAAKLYESGVASAEDIDIACKLGFGHAMGPLATADLTGVDILLHATGNIYTESQDEKFAAPELMRRMVDAGDIGRKSGQGFYTY, from the coding sequence GTGGCCAGGAAGCTCGCCGTCATCGGAGCCGGACTCATGGGGTCCGGCATCGCGCAGGTCTCCGCCCAGGCGGGCTGGGACGTGGTGCTGCGTGATGTGACCGACGCGGCCCTGACCCGCGGCCGTGACGGCATCAAGGCCTCCTACGACAGGTTCGTCTCCAAGGGCAAGCTCGCGGCGTCCGACGCCGAGTCCGCGCTCGCCCGCATCACCACGACCACCGATCTCGACGCGGTCGCCGACGCGGATGTCGTCGTCGAGGCGGTCTTCGAGAAGCTGGAGGTGAAGCACGAGATCTTCCGGGCCCTCGACAAGATCGTCCGGGACGACGCCGTGCTCGCCTCCAACACCTCCGCCATCCCGATCACCAAGATCGCGGCCGTGACGGAGCGCCCGGAACGCGTCGTCGGTGTGCACTTCTTCTCGCCGGTCCCGATGATGCAGCTCTGCGAGCTCGTCCGCGGCTACAAGACGAGCGACGAAACCCTCGCCACCGCACGGGAGTTCGCCGAGTCGGTCGGTAAGACCTGCATCGTGGTCAACCGGGACGTGGCCGGCTTCGTCACCACCCGGCTGATCTCGGCGCTGGTCGTCGAGGCCGCCAAGCTGTACGAATCGGGCGTCGCCTCGGCCGAGGACATCGATATCGCCTGCAAGCTGGGATTCGGCCACGCCATGGGTCCGCTCGCGACCGCGGACCTGACCGGCGTCGACATCCTGCTGCACGCCACCGGCAACATCTACACCGAGTCCCAGGACGAGAAGTTCGCCGCCCCGGAGCTGATGCGCCGGATGGTCGATGCAGGTGACATCGGCCGCAAGAGCGGGCAGGGCTTTTACACCTACTGA
- a CDS encoding STAS domain-containing protein, whose translation MHIRGDHAELVVGGRLDVRSAADARTALHSALDDGVGDLVLDLTELDSWDATGLGVIMGAHRRAGRAGRRLVLRGVPPQMQRLLVATRLHRILAIEGGIAAESLPRV comes from the coding sequence ATGCACATCAGGGGCGACCACGCCGAGCTGGTCGTCGGGGGCCGCCTCGACGTCCGAAGCGCGGCGGACGCCCGTACGGCCCTGCACTCGGCCCTCGACGACGGAGTCGGCGATCTGGTGCTGGACCTGACCGAGCTGGATTCATGGGATGCCACCGGACTCGGTGTCATCATGGGCGCGCACAGACGGGCCGGACGGGCCGGCCGGCGGCTGGTGCTCCGCGGTGTGCCGCCGCAGATGCAACGCCTCCTGGTGGCCACCAGACTGCACCGCATCCTGGCCATCGAGGGTGGAATCGCGGCGGAGTCCCTGCCGCGCGTCTGA
- a CDS encoding ATP-binding cassette domain-containing protein, which translates to MIEAVGLTKRYGAKTAVYNLSFQVRPGTVTGFLGPNGSGKSTTMRMMLGLDRPTAGHVTIDGHAYRSLPNAPRKVGALLDAKAVHGGRSARNHLLSLAQLAGIPAARVDEVLGVVGLQDVARKRSKGFSLGMGQRLGIAAALLGDPQVLLFDEPVNGLDPEGILWVRNLMRMLASEGRTVFVSSHLMSEMALTADHLIVIGRGQLMADMKITDFISANSADFARVRVQDNGSEQREKLTATLTEAGGQVMSEPDGALRITGLKLPRISDLAHDSDVRLWELSPHQASLEEAYMRMTQGAVDYRSTADQKEGLQQPFPDGGYGQQHPGYGPPQPAVQEVPQQGWYAPPPPGDNPYATAPGGPSAAAPVAPAAPAAPAPAPAVPAAAPADLTARDTSEDPR; encoded by the coding sequence ATGATCGAGGCAGTCGGCCTGACCAAGCGCTATGGCGCGAAGACGGCCGTGTACAACCTTTCCTTCCAGGTGCGGCCGGGCACCGTCACCGGATTCCTCGGTCCCAACGGGTCGGGCAAGTCGACGACCATGCGCATGATGCTCGGCCTGGACCGGCCGACCGCCGGCCATGTGACGATCGACGGCCATGCCTACCGCAGCCTGCCGAACGCGCCGCGCAAGGTGGGCGCGCTGCTGGACGCCAAGGCGGTGCACGGCGGCCGCAGCGCCCGCAACCACCTGCTCTCGCTGGCCCAGCTCGCCGGTATCCCCGCCGCCCGGGTCGACGAGGTGCTCGGTGTCGTCGGCCTGCAGGACGTCGCGCGGAAGCGGTCCAAGGGCTTCTCGCTCGGCATGGGCCAGCGGCTCGGCATCGCGGCCGCGCTGCTGGGCGACCCGCAGGTGCTGCTCTTCGACGAGCCGGTCAACGGCCTCGACCCGGAGGGCATCCTCTGGGTCCGCAATCTGATGCGGATGCTGGCGTCCGAGGGCCGCACGGTCTTCGTCTCCAGCCACCTGATGAGCGAGATGGCGCTCACCGCCGACCATCTGATCGTGATCGGCCGCGGCCAGCTGATGGCCGATATGAAGATCACGGACTTCATCTCGGCCAACTCGGCCGACTTCGCCCGGGTCCGGGTCCAGGACAACGGGTCCGAGCAGCGGGAGAAGCTGACCGCCACCCTCACCGAGGCGGGCGGCCAGGTCATGTCCGAGCCGGACGGCGCTCTGCGGATCACCGGGCTGAAGCTGCCCCGGATCAGCGATCTGGCCCATGACTCCGACGTACGGCTGTGGGAGCTCTCGCCGCACCAGGCCTCGCTGGAGGAGGCGTACATGCGGATGACGCAAGGCGCCGTGGACTACCGCTCGACAGCGGACCAGAAGGAAGGGCTCCAGCAGCCCTTCCCGGACGGCGGATACGGGCAGCAGCACCCCGGGTACGGGCCGCCGCAGCCCGCCGTCCAGGAGGTGCCGCAGCAGGGCTGGTACGCCCCGCCGCCGCCCGGGGACAACCCGTACGCGACAGCCCCCGGCGGACCGTCGGCCGCGGCCCCGGTGGCGCCCGCAGCCCCCGCCGCTCCTGCCCCGGCCCCGGCAGTGCCTGCCGCGGCTCCCGCAGACCTGACCGCGCGCGACACCAGCGAGGACCCCCGATGA
- a CDS encoding ATP/GTP-binding protein, whose amino-acid sequence MSPRRNRPRGGESPTESSGALGDRYGGGGRAEEWQGQDWSVRPVSGASAAGKRYRCPGCDQEIPSGVPHLVAWPEYGGIDDRRHWHKACWNAKDRRTTRVQRSRNAPRY is encoded by the coding sequence GTGTCCCCGCGCCGCAACCGCCCCCGAGGCGGCGAGAGTCCCACCGAGAGCTCCGGCGCGCTGGGGGACCGGTACGGGGGTGGCGGGCGCGCGGAGGAGTGGCAGGGCCAGGACTGGTCCGTCCGCCCCGTGAGCGGGGCGAGCGCGGCGGGCAAGCGCTACCGGTGCCCCGGCTGCGACCAGGAGATCCCGTCCGGCGTCCCGCATCTGGTGGCCTGGCCCGAGTACGGCGGGATCGATGACCGCAGGCACTGGCACAAGGCGTGCTGGAACGCGAAGGACCGCCGCACCACGCGGGTGCAGCGGTCCAGGAACGCGCCTCGGTACTGA
- a CDS encoding SCO5389 family protein — MSLDVSPALLEQAERGEVDEADFVDCVRTSLPFAWEMISSLVAQLKVDGGEFADNQTPPPDEQARGQLLRALASDAIRGALQRHFGVRLAFQNCHRVAVFPLDASVDDRLARFTSVRGQLLNQSPELRDC, encoded by the coding sequence ATGTCGCTCGACGTCTCACCGGCGCTGTTGGAACAGGCCGAGCGAGGCGAGGTCGACGAAGCCGACTTCGTCGACTGCGTCCGGACCTCCCTGCCCTTCGCATGGGAGATGATCAGCTCGCTGGTGGCTCAGCTGAAGGTCGACGGCGGCGAGTTCGCCGACAACCAGACGCCGCCGCCGGACGAGCAGGCACGTGGCCAGCTGCTGCGTGCGCTCGCGAGTGATGCAATCCGCGGCGCGCTGCAGCGGCACTTCGGGGTGCGTCTGGCATTCCAGAACTGCCACCGCGTCGCGGTGTTCCCGCTGGACGCCTCGGTCGACGACCGGCTGGCCCGATTCACCTCGGTGAGGGGCCAGTTGCTCAACCAGTCGCCCGAACTACGGGACTGCTGA